A region of the bacterium genome:
AATGAGGGATGGGTAAAAGTGGGTAGAAAAAGGGGTATTTTTGACGAATTGGGGGGAAATTGAGAAGAAAAAGAGGAATTAAAGGAAAAACGTAACCGTTCAGGATATAGCCACAGAGAACACAGAGGGAATATATAACCACGAATGAACACAAATACAAAAAGATTCGACCTGTGCGGTTAGAAATTATCAAGGGCAATGGAATAAGAAGTATGATACCATGTGTCCCCCGCTGGCGGGGGTTAGGGGGTGGAATGTGAAATCTGACAAATCTAACAATTACGCATCCAATAAGGAATTTCAACCATTCGCAAAGAGGATTTAGAGTATTGAGATTTGCGGATGATGAGGTATTAAATCAGATAGAAGATGTGACAAGAAATATTGAAATGGTGATTGAAGAGATTTCCACCCCCTTAATCCCCCGCCAGC
Encoded here:
- a CDS encoding DUF559 domain-containing protein; this encodes MRNFNHSQRGFRVLRFADDEVLNQIEDVTRNIEMVIEEISTPLIPRQRGRFQIPSVGGTQIGSL